From Candidatus Manganitrophus morganii, the proteins below share one genomic window:
- a CDS encoding porin family protein — protein MAAKIFKTSTNREENVMKKLTVPGFALLFLLLSSTAWAGGETGLYLGGSLGSAGLDVSDGDVEYDDDDLAYKIFLGYNFGIVPLVNLAVEGSYVDFGTGEERLLGGNAETSVTGWDAFGLVGLNLGPVSLFGKAGAIYWDRESSVLAQSADDSGTDPAYGLGLQFQLLSFAIRAEYELFTLEGVDIGFASAGVSYTF, from the coding sequence ATGGCCGCCAAAATTTTCAAAACGTCTACAAACAGGGAGGAGAATGTGATGAAAAAACTGACCGTTCCTGGTTTTGCCCTTCTTTTTCTGTTGTTATCGAGCACCGCGTGGGCAGGCGGTGAAACCGGTTTATACCTCGGCGGATCGCTCGGCTCGGCGGGCCTGGACGTTTCGGACGGAGACGTCGAATACGACGATGACGACTTGGCCTACAAGATCTTTCTCGGCTACAACTTCGGCATCGTCCCCTTGGTCAATCTCGCCGTTGAGGGATCCTATGTCGACTTCGGAACCGGAGAGGAAAGGCTGCTCGGCGGGAATGCTGAAACGAGCGTGACCGGCTGGGATGCGTTCGGGCTCGTCGGGCTCAATCTCGGCCCGGTTTCCTTGTTTGGAAAGGCGGGGGCCATTTATTGGGACCGCGAATCGTCCGTCCTCGCGCAATCGGCGGACGATTCGGGCACCGACCCCGCCTACGGCCTGGGCCTGCAGTTTCAATTACTCTCGTTTGCGATCCGGGCCGAGTACGAACTCTTCACCCTCGAGGGGGTGGATATCGGCTTTGCGTCGGCCGGCGTCTCGTACACGTTCTAG